In a single window of the Desulfuromonas sp. TF genome:
- a CDS encoding biotin/lipoyl-containing protein, translating into MPTEITMPKLSDTMEEGTILKWRIKEGDKVAKGNIIAEVETDKATMEMEAFEVGVVTALKVDEGETVPVGTVIAILEAEGGKAGKAAEEEPAEKPVKAAEEE; encoded by the coding sequence ATGCCGACAGAGATTACCATGCCCAAGCTGAGCGACACCATGGAAGAGGGAACCATCCTCAAGTGGCGTATCAAGGAAGGGGACAAGGTTGCCAAAGGAAACATCATTGCCGAAGTCGAGACGGACAAGGCCACCATGGAGATGGAAGCCTTTGAGGTTGGGGTGGTGACTGCACTCAAGGTTGATGAGGGAGAAACGGTGCCGGTTGGAACGGTAATCGCCATTTTAGAAGCTGAGGGGGGGAAAGCCGGGAAAGCGGCTGAAGAAGAGCCGGCAGAAAAACCCGTTAAAGCGGCCGAGGAAGAA
- a CDS encoding alpha-ketoacid dehydrogenase subunit beta: MPEITCREALNQALREEMDRDPSVFILGEDVGLYEGSFKVTRGLLARFGEKRVIDTPISEAGIIGMACGSAMTGLRPIAELMTVNFAIVAMDQIMNNVAVARYMFGGQCSVPLVIRAPGGAGHQLGAQHSHTLDSMFMHCPGLRVVIPSFPADAKGLLKSAIRSDDPVMFLEHEGLYAMKGEVPEGEFTIPLGAADIKREGRHVTLIAVSRMVYVCLEAAQALAKEGIETEVIDLRGLNPLDMATVLKSVRKTHRAITVEESWLTGGWGGEIAARIMEEAFDDLDAPVLRVGGVDVPMPYSKHLEKAAIPNAGGVVARVMEIL, from the coding sequence ATGCCTGAAATAACCTGTCGCGAGGCTTTGAACCAGGCGTTGCGCGAGGAGATGGATCGCGATCCTTCCGTTTTCATTCTTGGCGAAGATGTAGGGCTGTATGAGGGATCATTCAAGGTCACTCGCGGTCTTCTTGCCAGATTCGGCGAAAAACGGGTGATCGATACACCGATCTCCGAGGCTGGAATTATCGGCATGGCCTGCGGGTCGGCAATGACGGGTCTGAGACCCATTGCCGAATTGATGACAGTCAACTTCGCGATCGTGGCCATGGACCAGATCATGAACAACGTGGCGGTGGCCCGCTACATGTTCGGCGGCCAGTGCAGCGTCCCTCTGGTCATCCGCGCTCCGGGGGGAGCCGGTCACCAGCTTGGCGCTCAGCACTCCCATACTCTCGATTCCATGTTCATGCATTGTCCTGGACTGCGGGTCGTCATCCCGTCATTCCCCGCTGATGCCAAGGGGCTGCTCAAAAGCGCAATCCGCTCAGATGATCCGGTCATGTTTCTAGAGCATGAAGGCCTTTACGCCATGAAGGGCGAGGTTCCCGAGGGCGAGTTCACGATTCCTCTGGGGGCGGCGGATATCAAAAGAGAGGGGCGCCACGTTACCCTGATCGCCGTATCGCGCATGGTCTACGTCTGTCTCGAAGCGGCGCAGGCTCTGGCGAAGGAGGGAATCGAGACAGAGGTGATCGATCTGAGGGGTCTGAATCCTCTGGACATGGCGACCGTTCTGAAATCGGTGCGTAAAACCCATCGGGCGATAACGGTGGAGGAATCCTGGCTGACCGGCGGGTGGGGCGGCGAAATTGCCGCGCGCATCATGGAGGAGGCCTTTGACGATCTCGATGCCCCCGTGCTGCGTGTGGGCGGAGTCGACGTGCCGATGCCGTACAGCAAGCACTTAGAGAAGGCCGCCATTCCCAATGCAGGGGGGGTGGTGGCGAGGGTGATGGAGATACTCTAG